From Nonlabens sp. Ci31, the proteins below share one genomic window:
- a CDS encoding S8 family peptidase, with the protein MKYSNFKSTLLTIAAAGLLASCGSGGAIVSPPIGNIDSIPLKTQALTEVQAKNWKDYDLVTDTIPGMSIDKAYTELLKGKKGKTVVVAVIDSGIDIEHEDLDGVIWTNTDEIPNNGKDDDNNGYIDDVHGWNFLGDIVDENLEYERIVRDKAKLPADIVAKAQKEYDQKLEEAQQGKQQYEQILQQVNGADKVIVAHLGKATYTPTELEAIKSDDEAVVNAKGLLAYIYSQGLKDTKDAKETLTKIIADATALLNGEKLKTNYRMDILNDDPYVWDTPVYGNNEYSGPDPEKADVFHGTHVAGIIAAERDNGLGVNGVANNVEIMVLRAVSQADEYDKDIAKAIRYAADNGATIINGSFGKYHSPNAQWVWDAIKYAESKDVLFVNAAGNEGIDTDFTQVYPQDQVLAGAEISDNFLTVGALNFEYGSGLVANFSNYGKSSVDVFAPGVAIYSTWIDNEYNSIGGTSMASPAVAGVAAVIRSQYPKLTASQVKHVIMDSGLTTSARVVLGGDAEDTKAFGEITVSGKMVNLYNALILASRI; encoded by the coding sequence ATGAAGTATTCAAATTTTAAATCGACTTTGTTAACCATTGCAGCAGCAGGTTTATTAGCTAGTTGTGGTAGTGGTGGAGCAATAGTCTCGCCACCTATAGGAAATATAGACAGTATACCTTTAAAAACGCAAGCACTCACGGAGGTGCAGGCAAAAAACTGGAAAGACTATGACCTTGTTACAGATACCATTCCTGGAATGAGTATCGATAAAGCATACACAGAATTGCTCAAAGGTAAAAAAGGTAAAACCGTGGTAGTAGCGGTAATTGACTCTGGTATTGATATCGAGCACGAAGATCTGGATGGAGTGATCTGGACCAATACGGATGAAATTCCTAATAACGGGAAAGATGACGATAACAATGGCTATATTGATGATGTTCACGGATGGAACTTTCTAGGAGATATCGTAGATGAAAACCTAGAATACGAGCGTATCGTAAGAGATAAAGCAAAGCTTCCCGCAGACATAGTTGCCAAAGCACAAAAGGAATATGATCAAAAACTTGAGGAAGCACAACAAGGAAAACAGCAATACGAGCAAATTTTACAACAAGTAAATGGAGCAGATAAAGTTATAGTAGCTCATCTAGGTAAAGCCACATATACTCCAACAGAACTAGAAGCAATAAAGTCTGATGATGAAGCTGTTGTAAACGCAAAAGGGTTACTGGCTTATATTTATTCTCAAGGATTAAAAGATACTAAGGATGCAAAAGAAACTTTAACCAAGATCATTGCTGACGCTACAGCGCTTCTTAATGGTGAAAAGTTAAAGACTAATTACCGTATGGACATCCTTAATGACGATCCTTATGTGTGGGACACTCCAGTATATGGGAACAATGAATATTCAGGTCCAGATCCAGAAAAAGCAGATGTTTTTCACGGTACCCACGTGGCAGGAATCATCGCTGCAGAGCGCGATAACGGTCTAGGGGTAAACGGTGTTGCAAATAATGTGGAGATCATGGTGCTAAGAGCTGTTTCTCAAGCAGACGAGTATGACAAAGATATTGCTAAAGCCATACGTTATGCTGCAGATAATGGAGCTACAATAATTAATGGAAGTTTTGGAAAATACCACTCCCCAAATGCACAGTGGGTTTGGGACGCGATCAAATATGCCGAATCTAAAGACGTACTTTTTGTAAATGCCGCGGGTAATGAAGGAATTGATACTGATTTTACTCAGGTATATCCACAAGATCAAGTTCTTGCTGGTGCAGAGATCTCTGATAATTTTTTAACCGTAGGAGCATTGAATTTTGAATACGGCTCTGGTTTAGTAGCAAATTTTTCAAACTACGGTAAGAGTAGTGTAGATGTATTTGCTCCTGGAGTTGCTATTTATTCTACATGGATCGATAATGAATACAATAGTATAGGTGGTACTTCTATGGCTTCTCCTGCTGTAGCAGGTGTAGCTGCGGTGATTAGATCTCAATATCCTAAACTAACCGCTTCACAAGTAAAGCATGTCATTATGGACAGTGGTTTAACAACCAGTGCCAGAGTGGTGTTAGGTGGTGATGCAGAAGACACCAAAGCATTTGGTGAAATAACAGTTTCCGGTAAAATGGTCAACTTATATAACGCGTTAATTCTTGCTTCTAGAATATAG